The Gallaecimonas xiamenensis 3-C-1 genome includes a region encoding these proteins:
- the ubiE gene encoding bifunctional demethylmenaquinone methyltransferase/2-methoxy-6-polyprenyl-1,4-benzoquinol methylase UbiE, whose protein sequence is MAENNSTDFGYKTVPTSEKAGMVAGVFHSVAAKYDLMNDLMSMGIHRLWKRFTIDLSGVRPGQKVLDLAGGTGDLAAKFARIVGDNGEVVLADINDSMLNVGKEKLRNLGIVGNVRFVQANAECLPFPDNHFDLITIAFGLRNVTDKAAALKSMQRVLKPGGRLLVLEFSKPQNMLLTQAYDIYSFKVLPAMGKLVAGDSESYQYLAESIRMHPDQETLKSMMFDAGFDEVEYHNLTGGIVALHRGFKF, encoded by the coding sequence ATGGCAGAGAACAACAGCACCGACTTCGGTTACAAGACGGTTCCGACATCCGAAAAGGCCGGTATGGTGGCCGGGGTCTTCCACTCCGTGGCCGCCAAGTACGACCTGATGAACGACCTGATGTCCATGGGCATCCACCGTCTCTGGAAGCGCTTTACCATCGATCTCTCCGGGGTGCGCCCGGGCCAGAAGGTACTGGATCTGGCCGGTGGCACCGGCGACCTGGCCGCCAAGTTTGCCCGCATCGTCGGCGACAACGGCGAAGTGGTGCTGGCGGACATCAACGACTCCATGCTCAATGTGGGCAAGGAAAAGCTGCGCAACCTCGGCATCGTCGGCAATGTGCGCTTCGTCCAGGCCAACGCCGAATGCCTGCCCTTCCCGGACAACCATTTCGACCTCATTACCATCGCCTTTGGCCTGCGTAACGTCACCGACAAGGCCGCCGCCCTCAAGTCCATGCAGCGGGTGCTCAAGCCCGGCGGCCGCTTGCTGGTGCTGGAGTTCTCCAAGCCCCAGAACATGCTGCTGACCCAGGCCTACGATATTTATTCGTTCAAGGTGCTGCCGGCCATGGGCAAACTGGTGGCCGGGGACAGCGAGTCCTACCAGTACCTGGCGGAAAGCATCCGCATGCACCCGGACCAGGAAACCCTGAAGTCGATGATGTTCGACGCCGGTTTCGACGAGGTCGAATACCACAACCTCACCGGTGGCATCGTCGCCCTGCATCGCGGCTTCAAGTTCTAA